In Streptomyces sp. TLI_146, the genomic stretch CCCGGGCGGCCTTCGCGCGGGCCCGCTCGGCGGCGTGGGCGGCCTTGTCCTTGACGGGGTCGGGCAGCTTGTCCTGCGCCTGATGGGCCACGTCGGCGACCCTGTTCCTCAGTCCGTCGGCCTTCGCCGTGGCCCGTTCCCTGGCCGCGGTGGCCTTTTCCTGGGCACGGGCTTTGACGTCGGCTTTGGCGGCGAGCGCCGCGACCGTGGCGCCGAGCTCGGCGCGGGTCTGCTCGACGTGCTCGCGCAGCTCCTCGGGCCCGGCGTCGCCGGGCTCTTCGTCGGGTAGCTGGGTCATCGCTGTGCGCTCTCCTTGATCTCAGCCACGTCGGCCTTCACGCTCTCGATCGTCTGGTCAGGTACGGGCGGCGCGGCCTG encodes the following:
- a CDS encoding DUF3618 domain-containing protein — translated: MTQLPDEEPGDAGPEELREHVEQTRAELGATVAALAAKADVKARAQEKATAARERATAKADGLRNRVADVAHQAQDKLPDPVKDKAAHAAERARAKAARADRLWHEKAPEPVQRKTAQGARMARDHRGLLLAGAGAAVLVWLACRRKE